The following is a genomic window from Streptomyces sp. NBC_01381.
GTCGGACAGCCGCTCCGCCAGGTCCGCGATCTTCGCGTGGTCGGTGGGGTTGGGCCCGATGGTGTTGCGGACGTTGATGATGCCGATCCAGGTCTCGCGCAGGAACTCCTCGAAGATGGAGACGAATTGGGTGTTGGCGGCGGCCGGCTTCGGATACGGCTCCGCCGCGGGGTGGGTGAGGTCCATGCCGAACATGCGGTAGTAGGCGTTGCGCCGGATGGAGTCGCCGTTCGGGCGGCCAAAGCTCGTGAGGGCCGTGATGAAGAAGGGGGCCGACTCCCGGAAGAAGAGCTCCTCGGTGTTGCGCAGCCAGTGCTCGGCGCCGTTCGAGGGCACCCCCAGCTCCTCGCCCTCGCGGTAGAGGGCGACGACGCGGCGGAAGATCTCCATGAGCCGGGTGCTCTCGAGCATGTACGCGTAGCTGAGGTGCTCCCAGCGGACATAGCCGGGGCGGCAGTCGTCCGGGGAGGTGCTGGAGAAGACGCGCTGGTTGCGGTCGAAGCCTTGGAAGAGCTGCTGCAGCCGAACGGGCAGGCCGGGGATGTCGCTGCGGTGGTCGGGGTGGCCGGACGGCTGGGTGAGGTCGTTGCGCTGGAAGGTCCAGGCCTGCTCCAGCAGAGAGGCCAGATCAATGGGGTGCAGCCGGAAGAGGAGCTCGGCGCCACCCGGAATCTGCCGGGTCAGTTGTCGGAACATCGCGGGCTCCTCGTCATTCTGAACTCTGGTCGCGGCAGAGTGCGGCGTTCGCGGCCTTCGCGGCATCCAGCCCGTGGACGCCGGGGGCGGCGGGGGCGGCGGGGTTGCGGGCGAGACAGCTCAGGTCGGGCAGGCACCACAGCTTGCGGTCCGCGGCCGGCGCTTGGGTGGTGGCCACCCGCAGGTCGTCGCGGATGCGCCGGTAGCGGTCGCGGAACGCCTGCAGCGGGTCGGGCGGTACCGGGCCGGGGTCGGTCGGCTGGTCATCCCCCGAGCCGGTGGCGGTGGCAGTGGCGGTGGTGCGGCGCACCTGCGGTGGTGGCTTCTCGGTGGTCCGGGACGCCTTTTCCTCGGGCATCTGGTGATCCCCCCCCTGGTCGTGGTGGGTCGGTCGGTTACGTCAGGCAGCCGGCGCCGCGCCTCCTCCGAGCCGCAGCAGCCAGGCCTCCTGTCCGGCGGCGGGGCCGGCCGCCGGCTCTGGTTCTGTCGCCGCCCGCCAGCCGGTGAGCGCCAGCAGCCGCAGCCCCTCGTTCCACAGCCAGTGCGGCGAGGTGTAGAGCGCGGGGCCGAGCCGGGCGGCCAGCTCCCGCAGGGCTTGCGGCGCGACCCGCTGCGGCGGTACGAGCGCGGTCAGCGGGCGCCCCGCGAAGGCCGCGAGCGGCTCGTCGAGCACGGCGGCCGCAAGGGCGGGGAGCCGCGGCAGTGAGGCGGCGAGGAGTTCGCGGGCCTGGAGGTCCGGGCAGTCGGCGAGCGGATACGCCGCGAGCCACTCCCGCTCCAGCGCGTCCCAGGGCCCCGGTCCGTAGGCGTGCCGGCACAGCGCCGTGTTGAGCGGTACGCGCAGCCAGGCGACCGGGTGCGGGTCGCCGGGCAGCAGCCGGAAGACGTACGCCGGGCCGCCGGAGAGCACGTCGTGCAGGTTGGCGACGGCGCCGTAGCCCGCGTGCGCGAAGGCGAAGACGTCGGCGGTGATCTCGGAGGACCAGCCCGCCCACAGCGCGGCGACGTCGGGGCCCGCGGGGGCGGCGGCGCGGGCGAGGAGGGCGGCGGCCTCCTCGTTCCAGCCGGTCTGGAAGGCGACTTGGTGACCGCATTCGTGCAGGACGGCGGTCGGGCAGAGCAGGCTGTGCCGGGTGACCTTGATGGTGGCGGCCGGGCTCTCGGTGCTGCCGTCCCACAGCCGCAGTCCCGCCTTGAGGATGGCGGCGCCGACGCCGTTGTCGAGGTAGGTCAGGACCGCCGGTACGGGTTTGAGCAGCGGGTCGAGGACGGCCGCCATGCTGCGCTGGGCGAGGCTGTCGCAGGCCCGCAGCAGGGCGGCGATGTGCGGGCTGGTGCGGGTGTTCACAGCGTCGGCGTAGAACTCGATGCTGGTCTCGGCCCGTAGATAGCCTTGCCGGAATTCGAGCAAGCGGCGCCGGACGGCGTCGAGTTCGGCGGGCGAGTGGGCCGCGCGCAGGGCCGTGCGCAGGATGTGCCCGCGGGTGCGCAGGCCGCTGACCGCCTCGGTCAGGGCGCGGCGCACCGCGACGCCGAGGTACTGCTCCAGGCCCGCCCAGGCGGCCGGCGCGGCGAGGTCGTCCAGGGCGCCGAGCCGGTCGGCCGCCGCGGTCCAGTGGCCGAGCTGGCGGGCGAGCTGGGCCCGCGTGGCGTCAGCGGCGGTGCGTTGCATGCCCGGCTGTCACGGTGACGTCCATGGCCGCGGGCGCCGCGGGGCGGCCGGGGCGCTCGGGTCGGCCGTCAAGGGCCGAGCGCACCCGGGCAAGTACGGGCGCCGCCTTGAGCACGACCCGTACGGTCGCACCGTCCTCCGGCGCCTCGGTGGCGGCGGTGAACGCATCCCGGTGGTCCTTCAGCAGCGTGGCGAGCCCGCGGGTGAGCGCTTCCTCGACCGTCGCGGCGAGCCGGTTCAGCGCACCCGCCGGCAGTGTGCGCAGCGCCGCGGCACCGGCGCCGGGCGGTACGGCGCCGTGGACGATGCGGAGCCGGTGGCCGGTGAGGGCGGCCCTGATCCGGCGGCGCAACGGCCGTATCAGCGGGGCCAGGAGCTGTCCGGCCTGCCGGCCTTGGCGCAGTCCGGCGGCGAGCCGCTGCGCCTCGGCTTCGGTGAGGTAGAGCTCGGTCCGCAGGGTGTCGTCGGTGCAGCCGAGGTTGATACGGACCCGGCCGGGGCGGGACGCGGGGGCGCGGGTGTGGCGGGCTGCGGGGGCGGGGGCCGCGACGGGTTGCGCCGCCAAGGCTCCGCCGGGGTCCGCCGCCGCGGCGCCGCCCGCGTCCGCGGCCTCCAGGTAGTACAGCCGCTGCCCCACCCCGAGCAACTGCCCGTCCATGTACCGCGCTTCGGCCTCCTCCCCGAGGGCCGGCTCGCCGAGCAGCAGCGCGGCCGCGTCCGGGGTCAGGGGGTGCAGCGCGGGCGTCTCGGACAGCTCGCCTTCGGGGTCCTCCAGTCCTTCGCCGCGCATGATCGAGTCGAGCGTGGTGCCGGGCACCGCCTCGTAGAGATGCATGCGGGCGCGGACCGGCGCGCCGGGCGCGTATCCGAGCCTGGACCGCAGCGTGTCACCGAGATTGAGGCCGCAGAAGGTGCCGATGTGTGCCGCCTGGTACGGCGAGACCGTCACCCACGGGATGCGGGTGTACTTGCGGTAGCGGTGCCGGCCGCGCAGCGGCTTCGGCAGCCAGGCGCCGCGGAGGGTGAGGTCTTCGCGCAGCTCCGGGCGGTCCTGGTAGGTGGCCTCGGTGAGGATCTGCGGGAGGTTGCGGGCGGCGGCCTGCTCGAAGGCCTCCAGGACGAAGCCTTCGAGGAGGGTGTCGTCGGCGAGGATGTGCTCCGGCAGCGCGGCCACGCCGCGCACCGTGTCCTCCACGACGGACGCCATCGCCGCCCCCGCCGCCTGCCGTTCGTCCTCGGGGCCGGCTTCGAGGTGGATCAGGCGCAGCCCGGCGTCCACCAGCGCCCGGGACAGCGCCGCGGCGGCGGTCGGCCCGACGAACCGCCGGATGAGCGGCGCGACGAACTTGGCGAGGGTCTTCACCAGCACGGACCGCCCGCCGGTCAGCTTCAGCGCGAGCTTCAGCACCGGCAGCGCCGCGGGCAGGAACTGTTCCAGCTGCGGCGTCAGATCGGTGCCGTCCTCGGCCGCGCCGAGCTCGGCGATGAACCGCTCGCGAGCGCGGTCGAGTTCCGCGACGGGGTCGGGCCGGACGGCGGCCCGGTCCGCCTCCCGGGCGTACTCGGCGCCCGGCCGGTCCATGGCCGCCTCGGTGTCGGCGAACACCGTGTCGGCCGCGCGCATCCCGAACTCGGCCTGCAGCTCGCGGACATCACCGGTGGCATCGACCGTCTCCCGGCCGGTGTCGTCGCGGGTCTCGCTCTCGCCCGCGCCCAGCAGCGGCAGTCGCTCGGCGAGCTTCTGCGCGTACGGGCGCAGCCCCTCCGGCAGCCACTTGAGCCCGGCTGCGACCGCCTTGCGGAGCAGGGCGACGGCGATCGGCTTCAGTTTGGCCAGCAGCGGGCCGAGGGCGAGGTTCGCGACGACCTTGAGCCCGCGTTTGGCGAGGCCGACCGCGCCCTTGGCGACCTTCTTCAGCACGTTGCCGATGCCGAACAGGAACTCGAAGGAGGGCGATCCCGGCGGATGGCCGCCCGGCGGCGCGGCGAATGCCTCGAAGAGCGTGTCCACCTCGTTCTCGTCCATCGCGTGCAGCGCACGCTCGCCGCCCGCCTCGGCCACCGCATCTATGGCCGATTCCAACTCCCGTACAAGCGGGGCATAACGGTCATCCATCAACTGCCGCACAGCCGCCGGATCGGTATAAACCGCCCCACCGTCCCCCGACTCGAGCTCCGCATGCTCCGCGGCGGCCTCACCGGCCAGCCGCAGCAGGGCGTCGTCGAGCCCCGGCTCGTAGAGCTCGGCGAGGAAGGCGGCGAACTCCTCGGCCTCCGGATCCACCGCCGGGTCCTCACCGTCGCGGAGATAGCTCCTGAGGAAGGGGCTCTCGTACGCCGCCGGGCCGGGCGGCGCCGACGCGGCCGGGCTCTCCCCTTCGTCGGGCATCTCGAAGCTGTCGGCAGCAAGAAACGGGCTGATGGAACCAGAGCCGAGCACGGACATGTGCAGCCACCCCCCGGGGGCGCCGATGGACTTGCCACCGCCGGACCCGTTCCGGAGGCTGGCTCATCGTTCTGCGGCCCGCCGAGCGAGGTCAACACGTCTTTTTACGCATGCGGTGCGGCGGCAGCGAGAACGGGCCACACGATCACGGGCGCGGTTCCGGCCTGGCCGGTGTGCGGTCAGAGCTTGAAGACACGCCGCGCGTTGCCGGACAGGAACAGCTCGGTGGCCTCCTTGTCCAGGTCGAGGTCGCCGAGGTGTTCCAGGGCCTGAGCAGGCGTGATCATTGGGTAGTTGGAGCCGAAGCGCACCTTCCGGCGACCTCGGCCCCGTATGTGGTCCACCAGCTCGCGCGGAGCGCGGCGGGCGGTGTAGGCGCTGGTATCGATACAGACATTCTCGTGCTTGTCGGCCACCGCGATCATCGTCGTGGAGAACTGGAACAGCGCGAACACCGTCTTGCATTACGGCAAGGACGGCGCGCTGACCGGCCCGGACAGGGAGCATTCCGAGACCTCGATGCTCGCCCTGCACCTCCTCCAGTCCGCGCTCGTGCACATCAACACCCTGCTGCTTCAGCAGGTCCTCTCCGACCTGATGGAAAGTGCAACCCCTATGACTGCCACCGGACCAACCACCTCCCCGTCCTCGTCGTCGGGGCGACCGGCTCCCTGGGGAGCAAGGTCGTCGACGAACTCCTGGCACGCGGCAAGGATGTCCGCGCCCTGGTGCGGCCCACCAGCGACGCGAGCCGGCTCGAAAACAAGGGCGTCGAGATAGCCCGCGGCGACATGCTCGACGTCGGCTCGCTCGTGACCGCCATGAACGGCGCCGACGCCGTCATCACCACCGCCGCCGGCCACACCCGCGGCGGCAAGAACGCCAACGACATCGACACCCTCGGCAACGCCAACCTCGCCGAGGCCGCCCACCGCACCGGCATCCGACGATTCGTCCTGACCAGGATCCTCACCAGCGACCAGACGACCGACGTCCCACACCTCTGGCACAAGAAGCTCGCCGAGGACAAACTCGAACAACTCGGCGTCCCCTTCGTCGCCCTGCGCCCGGGGGCATTCCTCGACCAGATCGCGACCTCAGCGGGCGACCCGATCGACAAGGGCCGCATGATCTGGATCGGCAAGACCACCGTCCCGCTGACCTTCTTCCACACCTCCGACCTCGCCGCCGCGGTCGACGCCGACGCTCAGAACGGGGAGCGCATCGACATCGGCTGGGACCGCCCCGTCAGCATGCGCGAGGTGGCCGACCTGATGAGTGCCCGGGCCGGAAAGAAGGTCAAGGCGTGGGCCGTCCCGTCCCCCGTCGCCCGCGCCGCGGCAGCCGTCGCCGGCCGCTTCACATGGCCGCGATGTTCCGCTGGTTCGACACCGGCCGCTACGTCGCCGACCCCCGCCGCCAGGAGCAGCTCTTCGACCCCGTCGCCACCGCCGAGGAGGTCCTCGCCTGCTTCACCGACGAGCTTGGCACCGCCAAACACCGGTGACAGTCCCGCGTCCCATCCAGGCCGCCTGGCGGGATGACCGGACGCCCCGGGCGTATCGCCTCCGACTGCCCAACCGAATCCGGTGGCCTGCACGTCCTGCTCGTTGACATCCAACCTAGTCGCCCCAGATCAGCGCGCTGCGTGCGACTAACTTCGCTGTACAAGGACGTCCATGAGCATTCGCCATCACGACACGTGAGAAGGCCAGGGCATTGCGCACGTCCGGAACACCGCCTCTTCGCCAGTGGACCTTCGAGACGACCGAAGCCGTGATCGGAGGTGTCACCGGTCCGCTGGCCTCCCCGCGCACGCTGTTGCTCGGCCGGTTCGACGCCGAGGGCAACCTACGGCTCGTAGCCCGTACGACACCGCTCACTCAGAGCCTGCGGCAGGAACTTGGCCAAGCCCTGAGCTCAGGCGACGCTGGGCACCCGTGGGCCCAGGTTCGCTTTTCGGCAAGCTGGGGGAGCAAGGAGGTCTTGGCCTTTACCACCGCCGATCCTGCGGTCATCGTCGAGATTCGAGTCGACACCTCGGTTGATCAGGGCCGGTACCGGCACCCAGTTCGAGTTCTCAGGAGGCGGACCGACCTCGAGGTCGCTGACGTGCCACGAATGGGTGATGGGGAAGGCTGATCTGCGTGACAAGCGGTGGTGCTGGGCGCCTGACGGGCCAACCCTCGATGAGATCCAACGCCCGCGTCATCGGCGCCCACCCTGGGCAGTGTCGCGTACAGAAGCCGTCATTACAAACACTGCGCCCTCGGCACGGCTTGTCCCCGAATCGCACTCATGCCCGGCCAGCAAAGGCTGGCCTGCGCCTCTGGATTCGCGACTGACTGACTCCTAGGGCCTGTGTGACGTCGTGATCAATTTCGGGTTCTGGTCCCGTGCGGGGTAGGACCTGGTAGGACGCTGGGTGTGACACGTAGGCAACTCACCGACGAGCAATGGGAGTTCATCGAGCCGTACCTGCCGATAGGCGAGTACGGTCCGTAGCCCGAGCGGCTGCGGGAGCAGTTCGAGGGGGTGATCTGGCGGTTCCGGTCCAGCGCCCAGTGGCGCGAGGTGCCCTCCGAGTTCGGACCGTGGCCGACGGTCTACGGGCGCTTTCGCGTCTGGCGGGACGCCGGGGTCTTCTCTGCTCTCCTGGAAGGCACGATCGCGGAGGCCGCCCGCCGCGGACAGACGGACTTATCCCTGGTCAGCGTGGACTCCACCACCGCCCGCGCCCACCACGACGCCGCCGGGATGTACATCGGCAAGGAGGTCATGGACGCCCTGGAGGAAGCCGCCGCCGACCAGGAACGGGCCCGGTAAAAGGGGGCGCCGCGCCGGAACAGAACGGACAGGACGGAAGCGACGCCCTCGACCGGGAAAAACGGCGGCACCTCAGACGACGGCACAAGCTCCGTCTGAAGGAAGCCCTGCTCGGGAGATCCCGTGGCGGGCTGACGAGCAAGGTTCATCTCGCCACGGACCGCAAGTGCCGTCCGTTGTCGTTCGTCCTGACCGCGGGACAGGCCGCCGACAGCCCGCAGTTCGTCCACGTGTTGCAGAAGTGCGGATCCGTCTGCCTGTCGGTTGTCCCCGGACCCGGCCTGGGGCTGTCGCCGCCGACAAGGCCTACTCATCCCGCGCCAACCGTTCTTACCTGCGCAAACGCAACATCAAGGCCGTCATCCCGGAGAAGAAGGACCAGGCAGCCAACCGGAAGAGGAAAGGCAGCCGGGGCGGCCGGCCCACAGGTCACGACGCCGGTCTCTACAAGGAGCGGAACACCGTCGAGCGT
Proteins encoded in this region:
- a CDS encoding amidohydrolase family protein, with amino-acid sequence MFALFQFSTTMIAVADKHENVCIDTSAYTARRAPRELVDHIRGRGRRKVRFGSNYPMITPAQALEHLGDLDLDKEATELFLSGNARRVFKL
- a CDS encoding Tn3 family transposase, with protein sequence MENWNSANTVLHYGKDGALTGPDREHSETSMLALHLLQSALVHINTLLLQQVLSDLMESATPMTATGPTTSPSSSSGRPAPWGARSSTNSWHAARMSAPWCGPPATRAGSKTRASR
- a CDS encoding NAD(P)H-binding protein translates to MARGKDVRALVRPTSDASRLENKGVEIARGDMLDVGSLVTAMNGADAVITTAAGHTRGGKNANDIDTLGNANLAEAAHRTGIRRFVLTRILTSDQTTDVPHLWHKKLAEDKLEQLGVPFVALRPGAFLDQIATSAGDPIDKGRMIWIGKTTVPLTFFHTSDLAAAVDADAQNGERIDIGWDRPVSMREVADLMSARAGKKVKAWAVPSPVARAAAAVAGRFTWPRCSAGSTPAATSPTPAARSSSSTPSPPPRRSSPASPTSLAPPNTGDSPASHPGRLAG